In Bacillus sp. NP247, one DNA window encodes the following:
- a CDS encoding adenylate kinase → MNLILMGLPGAGKGTQAEQIVAKYNIPHISTGDMFRAAMKAETELGLQAKSFIDKGALVPDEVTIGIVRERLSQEDCIKGFLLDGFPRTVAQASALEEIMKDLGKKIDYVLNINVDSGLLLTRLTGRRICKECGATYHLEFNPPAKADVCDKCGGELYQRSDDNEETVANRLDVNIKQTKPLLDFYEELGYLQSINGEQDINKVFADIDVLIGGLA, encoded by the coding sequence ATGAACTTAATTTTAATGGGGCTTCCTGGTGCTGGTAAAGGTACACAAGCCGAACAGATTGTTGCCAAGTATAACATCCCTCACATCTCAACAGGAGATATGTTCCGTGCAGCTATGAAGGCTGAAACTGAACTTGGTTTACAAGCAAAATCTTTTATTGATAAAGGTGCGCTTGTTCCAGATGAAGTTACAATCGGAATTGTTCGTGAACGTTTAAGTCAGGAAGACTGTATTAAAGGCTTCTTATTAGATGGTTTCCCACGAACCGTTGCACAAGCATCAGCTCTTGAAGAGATTATGAAAGATCTTGGCAAAAAAATCGACTATGTTTTAAACATTAATGTGGATTCAGGGTTGTTATTAACACGCCTTACAGGCCGTCGCATTTGTAAAGAGTGCGGTGCGACTTACCACTTAGAATTCAATCCACCAGCAAAAGCTGATGTGTGCGATAAATGTGGTGGCGAATTATATCAACGCTCTGATGACAATGAAGAAACTGTAGCAAATCGTTTAGATGTAAATATTAAGCAAACAAAACCTTTGCTTGATTTCTACGAGGAGCTTGGTTACTTACAAAGCATTAATGGTGAGCAAGATATCAATAAAGTATTTGCTGATATCGATGTTCTCATCGGAGGCTTAGCGTAA